A genomic stretch from Pomacea canaliculata isolate SZHN2017 linkage group LG2, ASM307304v1, whole genome shotgun sequence includes:
- the LOC112557804 gene encoding coiled-coil domain-containing protein 13-like isoform X2 codes for MESTGASDTLKQQFRMLQEQQQKRLMLRLQRKEEKEKNNKSNSAQNSTPNYSGNEFGVSDTLNLKLGEKAVPIPSYLSEELVDHLNTQIREMKDENGRLFKLLSEKDFEIRQLKKKKADEKTAVMESQLTNETAATKIVELSKKIRELNAELESERTKCKQFQRKCQELQQLVSQANTQGQGDIQSLKSGFGSVVSLQSMAERKEQDEVDVKALQDKLRQTELKMADYRNQCQILKQEIKVAHKVLSQELGETANLQTLLNNPSNFRGRAQQIVALQNKVEELKVQLESQNSSSIENEVLGKGSTARRHTQDEKYREELRRLEKERREAQEREANNKKALEEEFHNQKQRMEAAKARNKILASEIKMLKQQVQTLLKKGQNDDELIQALMKQQTQLKQMLEESNVRKSDAEQKKEEAVKHLSQRNQQDNNVVGQLKAIVAEKESKVKQLEQELQQLQKDKIQNANHNEWSSFTLETQPKFVNSWSDHDTVVLASISPPHSRQSQRPSSVHNDTERAVSRGSAMGDEKKIQGDLQYQCQEYHTLLRAASVERERLSQLVQVVQNRLTQESLALAELQSELQAVRRQNVDLEKQLGRQQLDLTMKTGKKKGAGRTVLTTDGEDSIGESEPATGPRELQEILAMMEIQKDEIEALKAALQRTLQAKEEDLKLYSTTIEETKTVFLEALRHLKQSKLQQMG; via the exons ATGGAGAGTACTGGGGCGTCAGACACACTGAAGCAGCAGTTTCGGATGTTACAGGAACAACAGCAGAAACGACTTATGTTAAGGCTACAGCgtaaagaggagaaagaaaagaacaataaatCCAACAGCGCACAGAATAGTACACCAAACTACAGTGGCAACGAATTCGGTGTGTCAGACACTTTGAATCTAAAg CTTGGAGAAAAGGCAGTACCAATTCCCAGCTACTTATCAGAAGAACTTGTTGACCATCTTAACACACAAATCCGG gaaatgaaagatgaaaatggaCGTTTGTTCAAGCTTCTCAGTGAAAAAGACTTTGAAATCCGTCAACTTAAGAAGAAGAAAGCTGATGAAAAAACTGCAGTTATGG AATCACAGTTGACTAATGAGACTGCTGCTACCAAAATAGTAGAACTTTCCAAGAAGATTCGGGAGCTGAATGCAGAGCTTGAGTCAGAAAGGACAAAGTGCAAACAGTTTCAGAGGAAATGCCAGGAACTGCAGCAA CTAGTTTCCCAAGCAAATACACAAGGTCAAGGGGATATACAATCTCTCAAGTCCGGCTTTGGCTCAGTTGTCAGTCTCCAATCCATGGCAGAGCGAAAG GAGCAAGATGAGGTGGATGTGAAAGCACTGCAAGACAAACTACGACAGACAGAACTCAAAATGGCAGACTATAGAAACCAGTGTCAGATCCTGAAACAGGAAATTAAAGTCGCACACAAG GTTTTGTCCCAGGAATTAGGGGAAACTGCTAATCTCCAGACCCTGCTTAACAATCCTAGCAACTTTCGTGGACGTGCCCAGCAGATTGTTGCATTGCAGAACAAG GTAGAGGAGCTGAAGGTACAGCTGGAGTCACAAAACTCATCATCAATAGAGAATGAGGTATTGGGGAAAGGGTCTACTGCACGCAGACATACACAAGATGAAAAGTATCGTGAAGAGCTGCGCCGCTTAGAGAAGGAACGCAGAGAAGCCCAAGAG CGTGAGGCAAATAATAAGAAAGCACTAGAAGAGGAATTTCACAACCAGAAGCAGCGCATGGAGGCAGCTAAGGCTAG aaaCAAGATTCTGGCTAGTGAAATAAAGATGCTGAAGCAGCAGGTGCAAACCTTGCTGAAAAAGGGACAAAATGATGATGAGCTGATCCAGGCTTTGATG AAACAGCAAACACAACTCAAGCAGATGCTGGAGGAAAGCAATGTGCGAAAGAGTGATGCAGAGCAAAAGAAGGAGGAGGCTGTCAAGCACCTATCACAGCGAAATCAGCAAGACAACAATGTGGTCGGCCAGCTAAAGGCCATTGTGGCCGAGAAGGAAAGCAAGGTCAAACAGCTGGAGCAGGAGCTACAGCAGCTGCAAAAAGACAAGATTCAG AATGCAAATCACAATGAGTGGAGCTCATTCACATTAGAGACCCAGCCCAAATTCGTGAATTCATGGTCAGATCACGATACAGTTGTGTTGGCATCCATTTCGCCACCTCATTCAAG ACAGAGTCAGAGACCGTCTTCTGTTCACAATGACACAGAAAGAGCAGTTTCCAGGGGTTCTGCAATGGG ggatgaaaagaaaatacaaggGGATCTTCAGTATCAGTGTCAGGAGTACCACACACTGTTGCGGGCAGCCAGTGTTGAGCGTGAAAGGCTATCCCAATTGGTGCAGGTTGTGCAGAACAG ACTGACACAGGAGAGCTTAGCACTAGCAGAGTTGCAGTCCGAGCTGCAAGCTGTGCGAAGACAGAATGTGGACCTGGAAAAGCAGCTGGGCCGGCAGCAACTCGACTTGACTATGAAAACAG GTAAAAAGAAAGGAGCAGGACGAACAGTGCTAACTACTGATGGTGAAGATAGTATAGGAGAGAGTGAACCTGCTACAGGGCCTAGAGAACTGCAGGAGATTCTGGCAAT GATGGAAATTCAGAAAGATGAAATCGAAGCCCTGAAAGCTGCACTGCAACGTACACTGCAGGCAAAGGAAGAAGACTTGAAATTATACAGTACAACTATTGAAGAAACCAAAACAGTTTTTCTAGAAGCTCTCCGTCATCTTAAACAGTCAAAGCTGCAGCAGATGGGCTGA
- the LOC112558068 gene encoding 26S proteasome complex subunit SEM1-like, whose product MSEQPKPDLGLLEEDDEFEEFPAEDWGEEDEDSADVNVWEDNWDDDNIEDDFSKQLRAELEKQGKSEDGAEPMKT is encoded by the exons atgtcGGAACAACCGAAGCCAGACTTAGGTCTCTTAGAAGAAGATGACGAGTTTGAGGAATTCCCTGCGGAAG ACTGGggtgaagaagatgaagactCTGCTGATGTTAATGTTTGGGAAGATAACTGGGATGATGACAACATTGAAGATGATTTCTCAAAACAGCTAAG AGCAGAACTGGAGAAGCAAGGAAAGAGTGAAGATGGTGCTGAACCCATGAAGACATAA
- the LOC112557226 gene encoding angiotensin-converting enzyme-like isoform X1 — MDKNSDTARIDKPELPSLTRCCQEVDNEQVFKGASCFLLEGARSSKGEKTLEGHYISGKRSGLKMRQWLAVSALLSLVAGNVVGAGRHPKQTFSSGERRLLRNLVTLLKNDPDLAHDVSADDGDSQEEMAEKWMMKTNKELIEWNRAGSLANWEFVTNFTDETRQKMLSVESNRSRWYQSALSEGKQFETNHFRPDLRRQIEMFVFNSESDDPAVEDEIRAIQSEMETIYSTAKVCFPEDKGGAARKGKNKCLSLEPDLVSIMAQSRNPILLLIYWANWRDVSGRPIRRLYERFVELLNVGAKQNGFADFGAAWRKELFFDSDNLNDMTSHLWSQLRPLYLHLHAYVRRRLREHYGVKFVGEDGTIPAHLLGNMWAQNWENIYSLVVPYPEVDRDFSSADRIIQRKYDVMGLFRLAEDFFVSIDLFNMTKIFWEKSMLVKPPNRDVQCHASAEDMFAPGDFRIKMCTEVSESYLETIHHEMGHVEYFMAYSHLPPLYRDGANCAFHEAIGDTIALSVMSRTHQRVLGLDTTQPGADDYKRSINDLMKMALYKIGFLPFGLLVDRWRWNVFSNVTKLDNLNRDWWQLRLDLQGVRSPIPRSEDDFDPGSKFHIPSNSPYICYFVSTVVQFQFYKAMCEASGHEGSLHECDFYRSPPAGRLLKRLLELGASRPWQEALQKMTGSREISASALLEYFRPLEKWLKFNNDLYNEKLGWKGAKINWKSE; from the exons ATGGACAAAAACAGCGACACTGCGAGGATTGATAAGCCAGAACTTCCTTCCTTGACACgat GTTGTCAAGAGGTTGACAATGAGCAAGTATTTAAAGGAGCATCTTGTTTCTTGCTGGAAGGCGCGCGGTCTTCTAAGGGCGAGAAAACACTGGAAGGCCATTACATCTCGGGGAAACGTTCAGGTCTGAAG ATGCGGCAATGGCTGGCAGTCTCGGCGCTACTGTCGCTGGTGGCGGGGAATGTGGTGGGAGCTGGGCGACATCCCAAGCAAACTTTCAGCTCGGGGGAACGGCGCTTGCTGCGGAATCTGGTGACCCTGCTCAAGAACGATCCTGACCTCGCACACG ATGTTTCAGCAGACGACGGGGACTCTCAGGAGGAAATGGCCGAAAAGTGGATGATGAAGACGAACAAAGAACTGATAGAGTGGAACAGGGCCGGGAGCCTGGCGAACTGGGAGTTCGTGACAAACTTCACAGACGAGACCAGGCAAAAA ATGCTGTCAGTGGAAAGTAACCGGTCCCGTTGGTACCAGTCCGCTTTGAGCGAGGGCAAGCAGTTTGAGACAAACCACTTCCGCCCAGACCTGCGCCGTCAGATCGAGATGTTTGTCTTCAACAGTGAATCTGATGACCCCGCCGTGGAAGA CGAGATCAGGGCAATCCAGTCTGAAATGGAGACAATATACAGCACAGCCAAGGTATGTTTCCCCGAGGACAAAGGTGGGGCTGCACGTAAGGGCAAGAACAAATGTCTTTCCCTCGAGCCGGATTTGGTCAGCATCATGGCGCAGTCACGTAACCCAATACTCTTGCTGATATACTGGGCGAATTGGCGGGATGTTTCTGGACGACCCATTCGACGGCTTTACGAACGATTTGTCGAACTCCTGAATGTGGGGGCCAAACAGAACG GTTTCGCCGACTTCGGGGCGGCGTGGCGGAAGGAACTCTTCTTCGACAGCGACAACTTGAACGACATGACGAGCCATTTGTGGAGCCAGCTGCGACCGCTTTACCTGCACCTGCACGCTTACGTTCGGCGCCGCTTGAGGGAGCACTACGGTGTGAAATTCGTTGGCGAAGACGGGACCATTCCTGCTCACCTTTTGG GTAACATGTGGGCGCAGAACTGGGAGAACATCTACTCCCTCGTAGTACCTTACCCTGAAGTAGATCGTGATTTCTCCTCCGCCGATCGTATTATCCAGCGTAAATACGACGTGATGGGACTCTTTCGTCTGGCGGAAGACTTCTTCGTGTCAATAGACTTATTTAACATGACCAAGATATTTTGGGAGAAGTCTATGCTTGTAAAGCCACCGAATCGAGATGTGCAGTGCCATGCTTCCGCAGAAGATATGTTTGCACCAGGTGACTTCCG GATCAAGATGTGCACGGAAGTGTCGGAGTCGTACCTGGAGACCATTCACCACGAGATGGGACACGTGGAGTACTTCATGGCTTACAGTCACTTACCTCCCCTGTACCGTGATGGCGCTAACTGCGCTTTCCACGAAGCCATCGGGGACACCATCGCGCTATCCGTCATGTCCAGAACGCACCAGAGGGTGCTTGGCCTGGACACCACGCAGCCTGGCGCTGACGATTACA AGCGGTCTATTAACGACCTCATGAAGATGGCACTTTACAAAATCGGGTTCCTTCCCTTTGGCCTGTTGGTGGACAGGTGGCGCTGGAATGTCTTCAGTAATGTCACAAAACTCGACAACCTTAACCGCGATTGGTGGCAACTACG GCTGGACCTTCAGGGAGTGCGTTCCCCTATACCCCGCTCGGAGGACGATTTTGATCCGGGTTCCAAATTTCATATACCCAGCAACTCGCCCTATATCTG CTACTTCGTGAGCACCGTCGTGCAGTTCCAGTTCTACAAGGCCATGTGTGAAGCCAGCGGCCATGAAGGCTCTCTCCATGAGTGTGATTTTTACCGATCACCGCCAGCTGGTCGCCTCCTCAA GCGTCTGCTAGAACTAGGCGCCAGTCGACCATGGCAGGAGGCACTGCAGAAGATGACGGGTTCTCGCGAGATCTCTGCCTCTGCCTTGCTGGAGTATTTTCGACCGCTGGAGAAATGGCTCAAATTTAACAACGATCTGTACAACGAAAAACTTGGATGGAAAGGAGCAAAAATCAATTGGAAATCAGAATGA
- the LOC112557226 gene encoding angiotensin-converting enzyme-like isoform X2: MRQWLAVSALLSLVAGNVVGAGRHPKQTFSSGERRLLRNLVTLLKNDPDLAHDVSADDGDSQEEMAEKWMMKTNKELIEWNRAGSLANWEFVTNFTDETRQKMLSVESNRSRWYQSALSEGKQFETNHFRPDLRRQIEMFVFNSESDDPAVEDEIRAIQSEMETIYSTAKVCFPEDKGGAARKGKNKCLSLEPDLVSIMAQSRNPILLLIYWANWRDVSGRPIRRLYERFVELLNVGAKQNGFADFGAAWRKELFFDSDNLNDMTSHLWSQLRPLYLHLHAYVRRRLREHYGVKFVGEDGTIPAHLLGNMWAQNWENIYSLVVPYPEVDRDFSSADRIIQRKYDVMGLFRLAEDFFVSIDLFNMTKIFWEKSMLVKPPNRDVQCHASAEDMFAPGDFRIKMCTEVSESYLETIHHEMGHVEYFMAYSHLPPLYRDGANCAFHEAIGDTIALSVMSRTHQRVLGLDTTQPGADDYKRSINDLMKMALYKIGFLPFGLLVDRWRWNVFSNVTKLDNLNRDWWQLRLDLQGVRSPIPRSEDDFDPGSKFHIPSNSPYICYFVSTVVQFQFYKAMCEASGHEGSLHECDFYRSPPAGRLLKRLLELGASRPWQEALQKMTGSREISASALLEYFRPLEKWLKFNNDLYNEKLGWKGAKINWKSE; encoded by the exons ATGCGGCAATGGCTGGCAGTCTCGGCGCTACTGTCGCTGGTGGCGGGGAATGTGGTGGGAGCTGGGCGACATCCCAAGCAAACTTTCAGCTCGGGGGAACGGCGCTTGCTGCGGAATCTGGTGACCCTGCTCAAGAACGATCCTGACCTCGCACACG ATGTTTCAGCAGACGACGGGGACTCTCAGGAGGAAATGGCCGAAAAGTGGATGATGAAGACGAACAAAGAACTGATAGAGTGGAACAGGGCCGGGAGCCTGGCGAACTGGGAGTTCGTGACAAACTTCACAGACGAGACCAGGCAAAAA ATGCTGTCAGTGGAAAGTAACCGGTCCCGTTGGTACCAGTCCGCTTTGAGCGAGGGCAAGCAGTTTGAGACAAACCACTTCCGCCCAGACCTGCGCCGTCAGATCGAGATGTTTGTCTTCAACAGTGAATCTGATGACCCCGCCGTGGAAGA CGAGATCAGGGCAATCCAGTCTGAAATGGAGACAATATACAGCACAGCCAAGGTATGTTTCCCCGAGGACAAAGGTGGGGCTGCACGTAAGGGCAAGAACAAATGTCTTTCCCTCGAGCCGGATTTGGTCAGCATCATGGCGCAGTCACGTAACCCAATACTCTTGCTGATATACTGGGCGAATTGGCGGGATGTTTCTGGACGACCCATTCGACGGCTTTACGAACGATTTGTCGAACTCCTGAATGTGGGGGCCAAACAGAACG GTTTCGCCGACTTCGGGGCGGCGTGGCGGAAGGAACTCTTCTTCGACAGCGACAACTTGAACGACATGACGAGCCATTTGTGGAGCCAGCTGCGACCGCTTTACCTGCACCTGCACGCTTACGTTCGGCGCCGCTTGAGGGAGCACTACGGTGTGAAATTCGTTGGCGAAGACGGGACCATTCCTGCTCACCTTTTGG GTAACATGTGGGCGCAGAACTGGGAGAACATCTACTCCCTCGTAGTACCTTACCCTGAAGTAGATCGTGATTTCTCCTCCGCCGATCGTATTATCCAGCGTAAATACGACGTGATGGGACTCTTTCGTCTGGCGGAAGACTTCTTCGTGTCAATAGACTTATTTAACATGACCAAGATATTTTGGGAGAAGTCTATGCTTGTAAAGCCACCGAATCGAGATGTGCAGTGCCATGCTTCCGCAGAAGATATGTTTGCACCAGGTGACTTCCG GATCAAGATGTGCACGGAAGTGTCGGAGTCGTACCTGGAGACCATTCACCACGAGATGGGACACGTGGAGTACTTCATGGCTTACAGTCACTTACCTCCCCTGTACCGTGATGGCGCTAACTGCGCTTTCCACGAAGCCATCGGGGACACCATCGCGCTATCCGTCATGTCCAGAACGCACCAGAGGGTGCTTGGCCTGGACACCACGCAGCCTGGCGCTGACGATTACA AGCGGTCTATTAACGACCTCATGAAGATGGCACTTTACAAAATCGGGTTCCTTCCCTTTGGCCTGTTGGTGGACAGGTGGCGCTGGAATGTCTTCAGTAATGTCACAAAACTCGACAACCTTAACCGCGATTGGTGGCAACTACG GCTGGACCTTCAGGGAGTGCGTTCCCCTATACCCCGCTCGGAGGACGATTTTGATCCGGGTTCCAAATTTCATATACCCAGCAACTCGCCCTATATCTG CTACTTCGTGAGCACCGTCGTGCAGTTCCAGTTCTACAAGGCCATGTGTGAAGCCAGCGGCCATGAAGGCTCTCTCCATGAGTGTGATTTTTACCGATCACCGCCAGCTGGTCGCCTCCTCAA GCGTCTGCTAGAACTAGGCGCCAGTCGACCATGGCAGGAGGCACTGCAGAAGATGACGGGTTCTCGCGAGATCTCTGCCTCTGCCTTGCTGGAGTATTTTCGACCGCTGGAGAAATGGCTCAAATTTAACAACGATCTGTACAACGAAAAACTTGGATGGAAAGGAGCAAAAATCAATTGGAAATCAGAATGA
- the LOC112557804 gene encoding coiled-coil domain-containing protein 13-like isoform X1 gives MESTGASDTLKQQFRMLQEQQQKRLMLRLQRKEEKEKNNKSNSAQNSTPNYSGNEFGVSDTLNLKLGEKAVPIPSYLSEELVDHLNTQIREMKDENGRLFKLLSEKDFEIRQLKKKKADEKTAVMESQLTNETAATKIVELSKKIRELNAELESERTKCKQFQRKCQELQQLVSQANTQGQGDIQSLKSGFGSVVSLQSMAERKEQDEVDVKALQDKLRQTELKMADYRNQCQILKQEIKVAHKVLSQELGETANLQTLLNNPSNFRGRAQQIVALQNKVEELKVQLESQNSSSIENEVLGKGSTARRHTQDEKYREELRRLEKERREAQEREANNKKALEEEFHNQKQRMEAAKARNKILASEIKMLKQQVQTLLKKGQNDDELIQALMKQQTQLKQMLEESNVRKSDAEQKKEEAVKHLSQRNQQDNNVVGQLKAIVAEKESKVKQLEQELQQLQKDKIQNANHNEWSSFTLETQPKFVNSWSDHDTVVLASISPPHSRQSQRPSSVHNDTERAVSRGSAMGQSQRPSSVHTDTGRSSALGDEKKIQGDLQYQCQEYHTLLRAASVERERLSQLVQVVQNRLTQESLALAELQSELQAVRRQNVDLEKQLGRQQLDLTMKTGKKKGAGRTVLTTDGEDSIGESEPATGPRELQEILAMMEIQKDEIEALKAALQRTLQAKEEDLKLYSTTIEETKTVFLEALRHLKQSKLQQMG, from the exons ATGGAGAGTACTGGGGCGTCAGACACACTGAAGCAGCAGTTTCGGATGTTACAGGAACAACAGCAGAAACGACTTATGTTAAGGCTACAGCgtaaagaggagaaagaaaagaacaataaatCCAACAGCGCACAGAATAGTACACCAAACTACAGTGGCAACGAATTCGGTGTGTCAGACACTTTGAATCTAAAg CTTGGAGAAAAGGCAGTACCAATTCCCAGCTACTTATCAGAAGAACTTGTTGACCATCTTAACACACAAATCCGG gaaatgaaagatgaaaatggaCGTTTGTTCAAGCTTCTCAGTGAAAAAGACTTTGAAATCCGTCAACTTAAGAAGAAGAAAGCTGATGAAAAAACTGCAGTTATGG AATCACAGTTGACTAATGAGACTGCTGCTACCAAAATAGTAGAACTTTCCAAGAAGATTCGGGAGCTGAATGCAGAGCTTGAGTCAGAAAGGACAAAGTGCAAACAGTTTCAGAGGAAATGCCAGGAACTGCAGCAA CTAGTTTCCCAAGCAAATACACAAGGTCAAGGGGATATACAATCTCTCAAGTCCGGCTTTGGCTCAGTTGTCAGTCTCCAATCCATGGCAGAGCGAAAG GAGCAAGATGAGGTGGATGTGAAAGCACTGCAAGACAAACTACGACAGACAGAACTCAAAATGGCAGACTATAGAAACCAGTGTCAGATCCTGAAACAGGAAATTAAAGTCGCACACAAG GTTTTGTCCCAGGAATTAGGGGAAACTGCTAATCTCCAGACCCTGCTTAACAATCCTAGCAACTTTCGTGGACGTGCCCAGCAGATTGTTGCATTGCAGAACAAG GTAGAGGAGCTGAAGGTACAGCTGGAGTCACAAAACTCATCATCAATAGAGAATGAGGTATTGGGGAAAGGGTCTACTGCACGCAGACATACACAAGATGAAAAGTATCGTGAAGAGCTGCGCCGCTTAGAGAAGGAACGCAGAGAAGCCCAAGAG CGTGAGGCAAATAATAAGAAAGCACTAGAAGAGGAATTTCACAACCAGAAGCAGCGCATGGAGGCAGCTAAGGCTAG aaaCAAGATTCTGGCTAGTGAAATAAAGATGCTGAAGCAGCAGGTGCAAACCTTGCTGAAAAAGGGACAAAATGATGATGAGCTGATCCAGGCTTTGATG AAACAGCAAACACAACTCAAGCAGATGCTGGAGGAAAGCAATGTGCGAAAGAGTGATGCAGAGCAAAAGAAGGAGGAGGCTGTCAAGCACCTATCACAGCGAAATCAGCAAGACAACAATGTGGTCGGCCAGCTAAAGGCCATTGTGGCCGAGAAGGAAAGCAAGGTCAAACAGCTGGAGCAGGAGCTACAGCAGCTGCAAAAAGACAAGATTCAG AATGCAAATCACAATGAGTGGAGCTCATTCACATTAGAGACCCAGCCCAAATTCGTGAATTCATGGTCAGATCACGATACAGTTGTGTTGGCATCCATTTCGCCACCTCATTCAAG ACAGAGTCAGAGACCGTCTTCTGTTCACAATGACACAGAAAGAGCAGTTTCCAGGGGTTCTGCAATGGG GCAGAGTCAGAGACCATCTTCtgttcacacagacacaggaaGAAGTTCTGCTTTGGG ggatgaaaagaaaatacaaggGGATCTTCAGTATCAGTGTCAGGAGTACCACACACTGTTGCGGGCAGCCAGTGTTGAGCGTGAAAGGCTATCCCAATTGGTGCAGGTTGTGCAGAACAG ACTGACACAGGAGAGCTTAGCACTAGCAGAGTTGCAGTCCGAGCTGCAAGCTGTGCGAAGACAGAATGTGGACCTGGAAAAGCAGCTGGGCCGGCAGCAACTCGACTTGACTATGAAAACAG GTAAAAAGAAAGGAGCAGGACGAACAGTGCTAACTACTGATGGTGAAGATAGTATAGGAGAGAGTGAACCTGCTACAGGGCCTAGAGAACTGCAGGAGATTCTGGCAAT GATGGAAATTCAGAAAGATGAAATCGAAGCCCTGAAAGCTGCACTGCAACGTACACTGCAGGCAAAGGAAGAAGACTTGAAATTATACAGTACAACTATTGAAGAAACCAAAACAGTTTTTCTAGAAGCTCTCCGTCATCTTAAACAGTCAAAGCTGCAGCAGATGGGCTGA